One genomic window of Vibrio parahaemolyticus includes the following:
- a CDS encoding bifunctional GNAT family N-acetyltransferase/carbon-nitrogen hydrolase family protein, translating to MDSNTPRLSLRTIEPTDYPELAELMDLVFPDVGGSWPRLTIMDLIHQFPDGQICIEDNGKIVGAALTIKVDYNRFSLPHLYTDIITENNVIQNQVTGDAMYGLDVFVHPDYRGLRLGRRLYDARKELCRSKNFKAILAGGRIPNYHQYADELSVAEYIDKVKRRELHDPILSFQLANDFDVKRIMRGYLPEDNASKGYATLLEWDNFFYEEDIQSVHDIEKTLIRIGVVQWQMRAMNDLEDLLDQAEFFISSLANYKADFALFPEFFNAPLMGLQNDQNSVEAIRFLASFTEEIKNRFSQMAVTYNINIIAGSMPLIEDGKLYNVAYLLQRDGEINAQYKIHITPHEQKDWVIDGGDNVQVFETDAGKVGILICYDSEFPELGRMLAEQGAQIIFVPFWTDTKNGYQRVRICSQSRAIENECYVAIGGSVGNLPRVDNVDIQYAQSAVFSPSDIYFPHDATLTEASANTEMIIFADVDLTKLKQLNTEGSVTNLRHRRLDLYGAFTTPKE from the coding sequence ATGGACAGCAACACGCCAAGACTCTCTTTACGTACCATTGAGCCGACCGATTACCCAGAGCTCGCGGAATTAATGGACCTCGTTTTTCCTGATGTAGGCGGCTCATGGCCACGCCTGACCATCATGGATCTCATTCATCAGTTTCCCGATGGACAAATCTGTATTGAGGATAACGGCAAAATTGTCGGCGCAGCGCTGACGATCAAAGTGGACTACAACCGATTTTCACTTCCTCACCTGTACACTGACATCATCACCGAAAATAACGTCATTCAGAACCAAGTGACAGGCGATGCCATGTATGGCCTAGATGTGTTTGTTCACCCTGATTACCGTGGGCTTCGCTTGGGCCGACGTCTTTACGACGCGCGCAAAGAGTTGTGCCGCAGCAAAAACTTTAAAGCAATACTAGCCGGTGGCCGCATTCCGAATTACCACCAATACGCGGATGAACTGAGCGTTGCAGAGTACATCGACAAAGTAAAACGCCGCGAATTGCACGATCCGATCCTCTCCTTCCAGCTTGCGAATGACTTTGATGTTAAACGCATCATGCGTGGCTATTTGCCAGAAGATAACGCCTCAAAAGGCTACGCCACGTTGCTAGAGTGGGATAATTTTTTCTACGAGGAAGACATTCAATCCGTTCACGACATTGAGAAAACCTTGATTCGTATTGGCGTGGTGCAATGGCAAATGCGCGCGATGAACGATTTGGAAGACTTGCTCGATCAAGCCGAGTTTTTTATCTCCTCTCTGGCCAACTACAAAGCCGACTTCGCTTTGTTTCCCGAGTTCTTCAACGCTCCGTTGATGGGATTGCAAAACGATCAAAACTCGGTTGAAGCTATTCGCTTTCTTGCTAGCTTTACAGAAGAGATCAAAAACCGTTTCTCGCAAATGGCGGTCACTTACAACATCAATATCATTGCTGGCAGTATGCCGCTCATCGAAGATGGCAAGCTCTACAACGTAGCGTACTTACTGCAACGCGATGGGGAAATTAACGCTCAGTACAAAATCCACATCACGCCACACGAACAAAAAGACTGGGTAATTGATGGCGGCGATAATGTACAAGTGTTCGAAACCGATGCTGGTAAGGTCGGCATTCTGATTTGTTACGACAGCGAGTTCCCTGAGCTGGGTCGAATGCTCGCCGAACAAGGCGCGCAAATTATCTTTGTGCCATTCTGGACCGATACCAAAAACGGCTATCAACGTGTGCGGATCTGTTCTCAATCTCGCGCGATCGAAAACGAGTGTTATGTAGCGATTGGCGGCAGTGTCGGCAACTTACCGCGCGTGGACAACGTGGACATTCAATATGCTCAATCAGCGGTGTTCTCACCTTCAGATATTTATTTCCCACACGATGCCACATTGACGGAAGCCAGTGCAAATACGGAAATGATCATCTTTGCCGATGTTGACTTAACCAAGCTGAAACAGCTCAACACCGAAGGCTCGGTAACGAACTTGCGCCATAGACGCCTCGATTTGTACGGTGCGTTCACAACACCAAAAGAGTAA
- a CDS encoding DedA family protein, with protein sequence MSMKPLLEQYGYLALIVSIFFEGIGIPMPGQSLMIAASILASEQVMNLSMVMVISWLSCFLGNTCGYLLGYYFEGWLDKKGYISGPKMQKLQITIQKYGPACLVVSRFIEGMKQFMPLACGIAKMPRREFLLGNALAATIWVLVFSLLTHFAFEHLSALSHLYSHYKYAIWASAAVVFALMILGLLKRKKTKSSL encoded by the coding sequence ATATCCATGAAGCCTCTGCTGGAGCAGTACGGCTACCTTGCGCTTATTGTCAGCATCTTTTTTGAAGGTATTGGCATTCCCATGCCTGGGCAATCTTTGATGATCGCAGCATCAATTCTGGCCTCAGAACAAGTCATGAATCTGAGTATGGTTATGGTTATATCTTGGCTCAGCTGCTTTTTGGGCAATACTTGTGGCTACTTACTTGGTTACTACTTTGAAGGATGGCTAGATAAAAAAGGTTACATCTCTGGCCCTAAAATGCAGAAGCTCCAAATCACCATTCAAAAATATGGCCCTGCTTGTTTGGTGGTCAGCCGATTTATTGAAGGGATGAAGCAATTTATGCCTCTGGCGTGTGGGATAGCAAAAATGCCACGCAGAGAGTTTTTACTCGGCAACGCACTCGCTGCCACCATTTGGGTTTTGGTGTTCAGTTTACTTACGCATTTTGCATTTGAGCACCTCAGCGCACTCAGCCATTTATATAGCCACTACAAATACGCAATCTGGGCGAGCGCCGCGGTTGTGTTCGCATTGATGATCCTAGGCTTGCTTAAGCGAAAAAAAACAAAATCGTCGCTATAA
- a CDS encoding LysR family transcriptional regulator has translation MIKGSEYPSIRALRTFVAVANYLSFSKAADDLCVTQGAVSKQMASLEQLVGLPLIHRGLNGVELTEEGKRYLPQITEALELIQHATASLIQTNTDQELLVVDVTPSFASLWLVPNIDDFHQRHPNIRVKILTGDGAVKNIHGESDLHVRCLPLSTHYEYSQLLCEETLLLIGNTNLPELSDNQAISHYPFIPQTTRPQLWEQFKQENDLEYPITYHSVGFEHFYLACEAVRMEKGLALLPDFMAQFSILRGDIQHIGNLKLHSGYGYYVVIPNFRLTSRKVALFHDWLKDKLTHHT, from the coding sequence ATGATAAAAGGCAGTGAGTACCCTTCCATTCGTGCATTGAGGACTTTTGTTGCTGTGGCTAACTATCTCAGCTTTTCTAAAGCCGCCGATGACCTATGCGTAACACAAGGAGCGGTCAGTAAACAGATGGCATCTTTAGAGCAACTCGTTGGGCTTCCTCTCATTCATCGAGGGTTAAACGGCGTGGAGCTAACAGAGGAAGGAAAGCGCTATTTGCCCCAAATAACAGAAGCTCTGGAGCTCATTCAGCATGCAACCGCCAGCCTAATTCAAACCAATACTGATCAAGAGCTGTTGGTTGTCGATGTCACACCCTCGTTTGCCAGTCTTTGGCTGGTGCCAAATATCGATGATTTCCACCAGCGCCATCCAAATATTCGCGTGAAAATTCTTACCGGAGATGGCGCAGTTAAAAACATTCATGGCGAAAGTGATCTGCATGTGCGATGTTTGCCTCTTTCGACTCATTATGAATATAGCCAGCTCTTATGTGAGGAAACCTTGTTGCTGATTGGCAACACCAACCTACCAGAACTGTCAGACAACCAAGCTATCAGCCATTACCCATTTATTCCGCAAACGACTCGCCCGCAACTGTGGGAGCAGTTCAAACAGGAGAACGATTTAGAGTACCCAATCACCTATCACTCCGTCGGGTTTGAGCATTTTTATTTGGCGTGTGAAGCCGTGAGAATGGAGAAGGGCTTGGCTTTGCTGCCCGATTTTATGGCGCAATTTTCTATTTTGCGTGGTGACATCCAACATATTGGGAATCTAAAGCTTCACAGCGGCTATGGCTATTATGTGGTGATCCCAAACTTCCGGTTAACGTCAAGAAAAGTGGCACTTTTTCATGACTGGTTAAAAGACAAACTTACCCATCATACATAA
- a CDS encoding porin family protein, protein MKSNVVTLVGLFSLATFSTLSYAADSKDHGVYVGANYGYLKVDGQDDFDDDSDAMQALVGYRFNRYLALEGGYIDFGSYGNNLANADTDGYTAALKVTAPITDRVDVYAKGGQMWYSTDYNVAGFHGNKDDEGVFAGAGVGFKVTDNFLVNAEYTWYDVELNAENVFDGANTNTDFKQASLGVEYRF, encoded by the coding sequence ATGAAAAGCAATGTTGTTACTCTGGTTGGTCTATTTTCTCTAGCAACGTTTAGTACTTTATCTTACGCAGCGGACTCCAAAGATCATGGCGTTTATGTAGGTGCGAACTACGGTTATTTAAAAGTTGATGGACAAGATGATTTCGATGACGACAGCGATGCAATGCAAGCATTGGTGGGTTATCGCTTTAACCGTTACTTAGCGTTGGAAGGCGGCTACATTGATTTTGGTAGCTATGGTAACAACTTGGCTAATGCAGATACGGATGGTTATACCGCAGCATTGAAAGTGACGGCTCCAATCACCGATAGAGTGGATGTGTACGCGAAAGGTGGCCAAATGTGGTATTCGACAGATTATAACGTTGCTGGATTCCATGGGAACAAAGATGACGAAGGTGTATTTGCTGGTGCCGGTGTGGGTTTCAAAGTAACGGATAACTTTTTAGTTAACGCAGAATACACTTGGTACGATGTGGAACTGAACGCAGAAAATGTATTTGATGGTGCGAATACAAATACAGACTTTAAACAAGCATCTTTAGGTGTGGAATATAGATTCTAA